Below is a window of Ornithodoros turicata isolate Travis chromosome 7, ASM3712646v1, whole genome shotgun sequence DNA.
AGTGGAATTCATTAATTATGTTAATGCGATtataattatgttaataaaatattctgaacagatGATCACCTCCCACGCCAGGCTTGCCAGGAGGCCTCAGTTTCGAATCCCGGATGTTGCTGTGTTTTGTGGATTTTCCTGCATATCCTGCAAGACAAACGCCGGCAACACttccccgtgaagtcgacccaggacgcacgccGTCACACCCTGCACGCAATACCACGCAACCAACCAAGCATTTGATGTCATCGAAGCCCCGCTGTAATAAGCGGACGTCGTTAAATAGCTGGCTACAACGAAAAGATTATATGCATCTCACAAGAGTCATTTGCATATCGGCGTTCTGCAAGCAATAAACTCTCAGAACTCCACCTTCTCACTACGATCTGATGGCAGTCGCTTGGTGACACGGAGGCAATACTCTTTCAAGATAAGAGAAGGTCAAACTAATTGATAGTCATCCCGAGAAAAAGGCTTATTGTGTCTCCTGTTGCAACTGATCACGTCAGATACACCGCGGTGTGTGCAGAATGCGTGACTAGTTCCAGATTTTTGTCTCAATGCCATGTCGCAACGTTCATATAAATAGCGAGGATGACGTTCGGCGGGTCGGTCAGgcaaggagagagagagagagagtagcgTAAGAATTGGGCAGTAATTATGATGTACCGAGCTCTTGATGGCTTTCTGTAGCCTTGACGCTTGTGAGGAAACATGAGCTTGCCCGCGGTATTTCGAAGCTAGCGAAACTTAGCGAAACTAAGTACCGAGTACGTAATTTTGGAAAACTTATATATTGAAAGAAATAAAATACAGCCAGAGCATATTTTCATTATCCTTATAATCTATCTtaccctttccttcttttctctttccttcACAGCTTCATCCTCATCCACCGCTTTTGTCATCGCCCATCAGCCCACAACAAATACTCAGAGGCCATTGTTTGGTAACCTGGGGCATTGGAGAATGTTacgttgataacgtcaccgtgaagcAACCGTACCTtccggaaccaatgacagcgtgcatgactcaTAATCTTATCTGTTGATTGGGTGCGATAGACACCATGGTGGCGTAGAGTTCCAACATTTTACACAAAATAACTTACGGCATTCCAGGACTCATGTCATGGTATGGTATGAATAACGAGCCCCTATATTTTTGGTCTGCACCAGGCAGGAGAGACGAACACGTATATGTAGTCCTCGGGACAACCTGCATGGCCATATCGTTTTAGGGCTCGTTCACAGGTGCGCGTTGAAAAGCAGTTTGCTACCGTTCCATGCGCCACACGTTCAAGCTGCGTCGTTGCAACCACCAGCGGTTCGCTTAACTGACGTTTACCAGCCAGTAAAACGACAGAACGCCTCTTGCTCGGGCTTTATCGGGGCGTGTTCAAATGATGACGTCAGCCAACAAAATGCCCTAGTGAGATACAAAACCTGAGTATGCCTACAGGCGAAGCGCAAACGCGGACGAAGGACCAAGCACCCGTTGACACGGCGAATGCACCACACCTCATACAGTTGCTGACCTTGTGTGCCGTAAATAAGTGATAATGTGTGTGCAAGCTTTCCGTCCGATTCGTCGGCCTTGTGAGTAGCTTCACGTAACTGACTGAAGGTGAACACCAAGATAGACGCAATGTCTCGATGACCGCATCTGGAAATAGTGCCTTACGCCGATGGCTAGATGTCTATGGTTTACTGGTTGTTATTCGTAGCAGGAATAAATATCGGGCTGTTATACATTCCACCGGATAAAGCCTTTCGAACCGGGAGGCCGTTTTGCACGGAAGTATTTAACGACACAGGAACGAAGATATATCTGTGCGAAAaggtgtagagcatgttggttagtaCATTGAAACATGAGGAGATCGTGTGTGCCCATCGCGTTGCCTCATCATGTTTCAAATGAGATATATTTTGCTCATTCCCCTTTGCAGAAAATCCGGCTCCGCCGATCACGAAACGGTGCTTAATGTGGCCACAGGTGTCATTACCTTACCAGGGGCGTGTTTTGTCTCACCAGACGGGCCACCCCACGTCTAACGACTAAGATAGTCAGCGAAAGCTCGAAAGTGAACATTTCTTGCTTCGTAAGGTATACGTCAGTGTAAAGGATCGATACCTTATGTTTTCCCTGTcaacagaaaaaagaagaaaaaaagatcaCGCATTAGTGTTACGAAACAACCCTTGTACCTTGCCGCCATTAAAATGCATTATATTTGCTGTAAATTTGATCGATCATGCCTAGATACGTGAGGCCTTACGCTGCTCTGACACTGCGGTCGTTTGGCTGGTTGTTTCTACGGGTTAGCACACAGCCTTATGTAGCTGAAAGAGAACTGTCATCCGATTTCTTTTCGGGATTTTCCGCCGTTTTGCTGTGTTCCTCTACTTTTGGTGCTCCCTGAGTAGCAGATACCGCCCCTTTAGAAGCTCCTTCCGCAGGGGCAGGAGCAGCCGCTTCATCCTTAGCAGCTCCTTCCGCAAGGACACGGGCAGCTGCTTCACCTTTCGGAGCTTCTTTCGCAGGGACAAGGGCAGCTGTTACATCTTTAGGCGCTCCTTCCGCAGGGGCAGGAGCAGCTGTTTTATCTTTAGAAGCTCCTCCCGCAGGAGCAGCCGCTTCATCCTTAGGAGCTCCTTCCGCAAGGACGTGGGCAGCTGCTTTATCTTTAGGAGCTTCTTTCGCAGGGGCAAGGGCAGTTGTTTCATCTTTAGCGGCTCTTTCCGTAAGGACACGGGCAGCTGTTTCATCATCAGGAGCTCTTTCTACAAGGGCATGGGAAACTGTTTCATCTTTAGGAGCACTTTCCGTAAGGGCAGGGGCAGCTGTTTCATCCTTGGGAGCGCTACCAGCAGAACCCGCCGACGAAAATGTCGCATGAATAGTAGCAACTTCATCTTCCTTGTGTGGGAGGTCAGGATCAGGCTTGCCGAGCGCTGTATCCTTTAATGCTGCAGCAGCCGCTGAAGTAGGATCTGTCGTCTCCCCCTCTTTAGGCTTGGGGCTTGGGGCTTCTTCCAACGGTTGGTGGGCCCCGGGTGACATGGGTTCATTATAGCGCAGTGGCGAACCAATGTTCATGGAACCAGATGTCAAAGGTGACGATATTGAACTAATGCCCGATCCACATAGAGCCGAGAGGGGAACGGTAATAGCCGACTGTCTCCTTCTCACGGACATCTTTCGTTTCGCGCCCTTTTTAAATTCCGCGCCTCCGAGCATTTTCGCCATACAGAAGTCTTGAAACTCGATCGGTAGCGCCTCGAGTGCCCACCAGAGAGCGTTGTCGACAGGACCCACGCATTCATAGTAGGTCTTTGAATGTACGTGCATTACGGCGTCCATGATGGCGTTTACCACTACCCTCAGGTCGTGACGGGCAAATAGTTCCAGTCTCCTTTCGCAGAGCTGTCGGTAGTTCAACAGATAATCGTCCCCTAGTACCTCCAGCACGTCAGCGGGAACTGTCGCCATCTGGTGCACCGAAGAACGTCGCCTAGTGACCTGACCGATCTCTGGAGTATCGTAGGTTCTGCGGAAATTGCATACGATAAATGGTTTCATAAGATATTGGTAATACACAGTAACCGTGGTCGTAGTACGTTCACTATTCGATAGATAGGGAGTCGAAAAGCGTCTGTGGTTCATAAAACTGCCTAGATTCTAAAGGCTCTGATGTGGCGGCGGAAAGCTGTTCTCTCTGAGCATCCGTAGCTTATACACAGAGTAAAATAAGGAAAATACTTGTAGTAGAAGGGATGAATAACGGAGACTCGTATGCCCCACTTCCTGCATTCCCTTCTCAACCCGTCTGAAAGGGATATGATGGCGGCCTTCGTCATGCAATATGGAACCATCCCAGGAAAGGCCATTCGACCTACACAGGCGTTCAAAGAGCGCGTTAATTGCCGCTCGCTAATAAAGTTCCATAGCGAGCATATCGTACCTGCGTAGCCACCGACAAAGACGAGCCTCCCGTGATTCCTTCGTATCATGGGCAGGAACGCACGAACAACACGCAATACGCCGAATACGTTGATCTCGTGCACTTTCTGGATATGCGTGATGTCTTCCCATTCCACCTCACCAATGTAGCTTATGCCTTCGGTGAGGACGAGGGCCCAGAGCACTGCAATGTTCAATCAGGCGAGTCAGCTTTTAAAGTCACAGTGTGAACTAAATATGGTCTCAGAGGATAAATGCCGCCAGAACATTCCACGAGAGACACAGCAAAGACTTTAGTTCTGGTTCCTGAAGAGCAAGTGATGTCAACAGGGCAACACCACCCATAGATACAAAGCCTGATCCCTTGAGCGATGTGACGTAacaagagtccgccaatcaagCCGCTGCTTTCAGCGACCCTACAGAAACGAGCCACGATGAGCCGCAGGGGAAGCCACTGGCAGTCATATAAAGCCTGTGTTTCGTCTGTGGCTATTAGCTGACATCTTGATTGGCTGCTGCGATTGGCGGATTCGATATGTCcacgtgcgaaggagtgagaggaggcatttaagcaggccttctgtgtcTCGGTGGCGTTGATCTGTATCTTAGCAACAGCGGAAGGCTGCCAGCAGCTGTCGCGAGGAGAGGGAAATCAATCTGGGCGGAGCAATGCTGCCAGACAAGTGACAAGCTGTGCTCCCTATGACGTCACGCTTCTCCAAACTAGAAATTACTTCCCAGTCCCACCTTGAGAAGCAATACTTTAAGATAACACAGTATGAAGTGCACCTCCCTCCGTGCAAACGCACGCGTAGGAACCTGGCGATGGACTCAGGCACGGTCTTCGTCACACATCGCTGCGGGTATCGCTATCCAGGTGACGATAAATCTGGGGCCTTCcataattaaattaattaatagtTCATTCACACGAAAGTGAAATTGGAAGGGAGCACAAAGTCACTGATAGTGACTTGACGGGACTCGCCTCCCATACGGTAGTAGTCCCAAAGTAGTCCCCATCCCCAGTCCCTATCTAGTACCAAATCGACTGCCGGCAGGGCGGTTACTCCTGTGTCACAAACAATCTAAAGGTTACCCCTTGTTCGCGATACAACCTCGTTGTCGAGGTTTGCACCGCCGCacttaatagtgagttttagtgcgtcgtacgatatcgcctttgcgtacgtaagcaaTAGCGCTGTGTTTCTGCGCACTGAGCGAAGCTCTTATGTTTTGTGCGTGCGCAGATACATCAACACTGCCCTTAGGTatgcaaaggcaatagcgtacgatgcaccaAAAACTCTCTATTAACGTAGTCTGCAATACTACGTTAAGAGGGTTGCTGAGTATCATTGACTCACCAATCCTTCCAGGATTCAAGACGATATGCAAGGTCAAAGATGAAATGCGTATTTGGCGCCGTGAAATTAGGTTTGGAAGTTGCGCTGCTGCATGTAACAGCGTAACGCGAAAAATCACCTTACCAGGGGCCACACGCAAGTTTAAAATCACAGATCTTGCATGTCATTGGAGATAGGAGTGCTTAAACGGTAAAGAGGAGGAACAGACCTGTAGCTTGCTCTTGCACAGTTTTCACAGCATCAATAATGTCGAGGTCTTGACGTGTGTCCACCTCGAGTACAGTAACAGTCTTTAGAGTCTTAAGTTCTCCTTGACGCTCTGGTGACCCGTGGGACACGCAGGCAAACACCCGGAAACCGCGATTGGCTAGCTCTACCGCTAGGTTACGTCCGTAGCCCACATCACAACCTGAAAACACAAGTCGTATGCATTTCATCAGTAAAAAGTGAGGATGTGCATTCGATGGCTTTTGCGCTTATAACGGCCACGGATACGAAGAACAATCTGATCAAACTGATGAAGTAGTCTTTACTACACGTGTTTCGCATTCCGGAAACTTTACCCTGTTGTGGTTAAAACTGACAAGCGGTGTAGCTGGCGACTAAAACGTGCTAAATATCAACACAACTTTAGGCAAGGGATAAAGACGACAACTAGAGTCTCAGGTGTCTCTGGTCTCTTGTCTAAAGTTGAGTTGATATCTGGCACGCTTCAAAAATGGGTGTTCCCCTTTGGTAGATGGTGTCCCGATTGAGGATAAGGGACAAAATGGAAATACCCCTCAGTAACCGTATGCCCTAGCAGTTCTCCCACTGGGTCCCTCCAAGCATTAGACGCCTGTACCACACTGTATCTGTACGGTACACGCGTAACTATAGAACAAACGTTGTCACGCACGATGGTGGAGCGATGACACAGTTATCCTCGCGAGACACTAGCTATTGTGACCATCGTAAAAGCTGGCGCAGTGTAGAAACGTCAAAGATGGTAAAACTCCTGTTCTATGGCACTGGTTACCATAACGCTGCCAAGAGCAGGCTTAATAGTAGTTCTTGCAACGACAACCCAGAAATCAAGCACGTTACACAGAGGGAACACAGCATACCAGTAACGAAGACTGCTTTGCCTATCGGCGGGACTTGATTGTTGTCACGGACACGGATAAGGACACGAGCTGCTTTGACGCCCACAGTCAGACTGACACCTATGACGGCGATAAAACCCACAATAGCCCACAGGAACTCAATCATGTACAGAAGCAGGAAGGCAACGAATGTGATCCCAAGGGAATACTCGAAGAAGGCCACTTGAGACATTGTGCGCGTCTATGTGGTGAGCGCCTCGCAGCCGTTCATAATCGAGGGAACT
It encodes the following:
- the LOC135401486 gene encoding uncharacterized protein LOC135401486, producing the protein MSQVAFFEYSLGITFVAFLLLYMIEFLWAIVGFIAVIGVSLTVGVKAARVLIRVRDNNQVPPIGKAVFVTGCDVGYGRNLAVELANRGFRVFACVSHGSPERQGELKTLKTVTVLEVDTRQDLDIIDAVKTVQEQATVLWALVLTEGISYIGEVEWEDITHIQKVHEINVFGVLRVVRAFLPMIRRNHGRLVFVGGYAGRMAFPGMVPYCMTKAAIISLSDGLRRECRKWGIRVSVIHPFYYKTYDTPEIGQVTRRRSSVHQMATVPADVLEVLGDDYLLNYRQLCERRLELFARHDLRVVVNAIMDAVMHVHSKTYYECVGPVDNALWWALEALPIEFQDFCMAKMLGGAEFKKGAKRKMSVRRRQSAITVPLSALCGSGISSISSPLTSGSMNIGSPLRYNEPMSPGAHQPLEEAPSPKPKEGETTDPTSAAAAALKDTALGKPDPDLPHKEDEVATIHATFSSAGSAGSAPKDETAAPALTESAPKDETVSHALVERAPDDETAARVLTERAAKDETTALAPAKEAPKDKAAAHVLAEGAPKDEAAAPAGGASKDKTAAPAPAEGAPKDVTAALVPAKEAPKGEAAARVLAEGAAKDEAAAPAPAEGASKGAVSATQGAPKVEEHSKTAENPEKKSDDSSLSAT